One segment of Penaeus vannamei isolate JL-2024 chromosome 3, ASM4276789v1, whole genome shotgun sequence DNA contains the following:
- the LOC113807507 gene encoding prolow-density lipoprotein receptor-related protein 1 isoform X1, whose product MDDDGVQKPLQNPWLLNLLTMDFPDPIQEEEKEKQEESVTAIAGEFFGTTTIHGVGRVFKKSNVFRRVVWFLVFLVFVVWSVYQIGLVINDYNRFSKNINRKVVVETNVVFPAVTVCNLSPLPRSPALADHPLWAPFMDVEDCYSGKDSLPRCESMGDERLKREVKTTEGNGINIIQKQEETGNKQDSSELSPRHPATGLDNRVQTTSSPSTLPRLKRSIGAVQPQECLPGMFRCNDGTCIHSRLVCDGDGHCPDKEDEQTCCGCPEYHVGCNDRCYPDYERCFSCGESGCDDVTPPCKEGYFQCSDGRCINNHFLCDGHQDCSWYGEDEKNCTTCKEGFLCHTGECLPHYLRCDVSKNCPGGEDESQCDRCAGGVLCPSGDCIEMKYRCKVIETCGDMTWCVTCGEGYECRTGECIPSYQRCDAVKDCPEGDDEGGCDSCKDGFLCNTGECVPFYLTCNAEADCPEGEDELACETCQGYLCKTGECLPSDVRCNGTKRCPGGEDEEECDCKDGFLCNSGACLEVSSFCNGESECPGGEDEAACDTCTEGFLCSSGKCLHSRQRCDTSKDCPDDGDELSCATCEGGFLCSTGECFPKHYRCDLMDDCPGGEDEEGCDECQGRFFCMTGSCIDQSAVCNNITDCPGGEDESNCDRCKGFQCGTGGCIPSYFRCDTFEGCPNGEDEKDCEYCTNGFLCNDKQCKAISERCNGYEDCPEGEDEIDCETCKEGFLCKSGHCLTYIGRCDGKLHCPDGDDEEDCYTCENRFRCKTGECIVFAQWCNNVTDCPGGEDEEDCDRCPEGAFSCNTGECIPAGWRCNFIKECPGGEDEAGCFENFYASCPKGYFQCKDGLCVMGWYHCDGVDDCLYEENQCDECRPGAFKCSTSLCIEGHRVCDGVANCPEGEDELNCTNNDINARTCPPGYMKCEGYCYSGRAVCMYPVECDVDTDILCDSLVIADEAHQVRLRCSEYYRELVTLLGYSTDVNVTFDDEYCLALDQHEFWSPLCQAGVVCDRFGCYDMELNRYSESYASRGPKKMSLLCKGTTLYYDDVSLYSERLEGVLTTKSLKLLLKQQEKKSDLIDLQEMFRPSYDHQQEFAVSPEELVYSCTFDNQPCDHSHFHNWTSDRYGTCYTFNGFMHTGNSKPRTVVHVGPKNGLQLTLNVPVGLPLLSPERGMRVVIHSPFILPVPEEEGFNVGPGSSSVSVTRTENQRLGKPHGECNKYYDTDLPFEYSPLLCDQLCVEQELRQRCGCSIGLSPVYEALAYKPEERCEGKLPSQKLCMDRVKRDVIEQKIQCDCPQSCREMKYQSQVTSSKIDDTYFSILGQTRKKVPSLCSNDTELLRLLVYLGSMYYDVIEETPAYTWDTLLSNIGGSLGLFIGVSLVSILEVLEFLWDVCSISLRRCRKTGKLEALRKK is encoded by the exons GAAGAGCAACGTGTTCCGGCGAGTGGTGTGGTTTCTGGTATTCCTGGTGTTCGTGGTGTGGTCCGTCTACCAAATCGGCCTCGTGATAAACGACTACAACCGCTTTTCCAAAAACATCAATCGGAAG GTCGTCGTTGAAACAAACGTTGTGTTCCCAGCGGTGACCGTGTGTAACCTAAGTCCGCTTCCCCGCTCTCCTGCCCTGGCCGACCATCCCTTGTGGGCTCCGTTCATGGATGTTGAAGACTGTTATTCAGGAAAAG ACTCTTTGCCAAGATGTGAAAGCATGGGGGACGAACGACTTAAAAGGGAAGTAAAGACAACGGAAGGAAATGGAATAAACATAATACAAAAACAAGAGGAGACTGGGAATAAGCAAGACTCTTCTGAATTGAGTCCACGCCATCCTGCAACAGGTTTAGATAATCGTGTACAG ACCACATCCAGCCCCTCCACGCTCCCACGGCTAAAAAGGTCCATTGGAGCAGTGCAACCCCAGGAATGTCTGCCAGGCATGTTCAGGTGCAACGACGGCACTTGCATTCACTCACGTCTCGTTTGTGATGGCGATGGCCACTGCCCTGACAAGGAAGATGAGCAAACATGCT GTGGGTGTCCTGAGTATCATGTCGGCTGCAACGATCGGTGCTATCCCGACTACGAGCGCTGTTTCTCGTGTGGAGAAAGTGGCTGCGACGATG TGACTCCCCCGTGCAAAGAGGGCTATTTCCAGTGCTCAGATGGCCGGTGTATAAATAACCATTTCCTTTGCGATGGACACCAAGATTGCAGTTGGTATGGAGAAGACGAAAAGAACTGCA CCACGTGTAAGGAAGGGTTCCTTTGCCACACGGGCGAGTGTCTGCCTCACTACCTTCGCTGCGACGTGAGCAAAAACTGTCCGGGCGGGGAGGACGAGAGTCAGTGCG ACAGGTGTGCAGGAGGTGTCCTCTGCCCGTCAGGCGACTGTATTGAAATGAAATATCGGTGCAAAGTGATCGAGACATGTGGTGACATGACTTGGTGCG TGACCTGCGGCGAGGGATACGAGTGCAGGACAGGGGAGTGCATTCCTTCGTACCAGCGCTGTGACGCCGTGAAGGATTGTCCTGAAGGCGACGACGAAGGAGGATGTG ACTCTTGCAAGGACGGGTTCCTCTGCAACACTGGAGAATGTGTGCCCTTCTACCTGACGTGCAATGCAGAGGCGGATTGTCCCGAGGGAGAGGACGAACTGGCGTGTG AGACATGCCAAGGCTACCTGTGCAAGACGGGCGAGTGTCTACCCTCCGACGTCCGGTGCAACGGGACGAAGCGGTGCCCGGgcggagaggacgaggaagaatgcG ATTGCAAGGACGGCTTCCTTTGCAACTCGGGGGCGTGTCTCGAGGTCTCTTCCTTCTGCAACGGAGAGTCGGAGTGCCCGGGCGGCGAGGACGAGGCCGCCTGCG ACACGTGCACCGAGGGCTTCCTTTGCAGTTCGGGGAAATGCCTTCACTCCCGACAGCGGTGCGACACGAGTAAGGATTGCCCGGATGATGGAGACGAGCTGAGTTgcg CGACGTGCGAGGGGGGGTTCCTCTGCTCAACAGGTGAATGCTTCCCCAAGCACTACAGGTGTGATCTGATGGACGACTGCCctggaggagaggacgaggaaggctgtg ATGAATGCCAGGGACGTTTCTTCTGCATGACAGGATCATGCATTGACCAGTCAGCTGTTTGCAACAACATTACGGACTGCCCGGGAGGAGAAGACGAATCGAATTGCG ATCGTTGCAAAGGCTTCCAGTGTGGCACAGGAGGATGCATTCCTTCTTATTTCCGCTGCGACACCTTTGAAGGATGTCCAaatggggaggatgagaaggactgtg AATATTGCACGAATGGGTTTCTCTGCAATGATAAGCAATGTAAAGCCATTAGCGAGCGTTGCAACGGATACGAGGACTGCCCTGAAGGAGAAGACGAGATAGACTGTG AGACATGCAAGGAAGGTTTTCTCTGCAAAAGTGGCCATTGTTTAACTTATATAGGCCGATGTGACGGAAAATTGCACTGCCCCGACGGAGACGATGAGGAAGATTGCT ACACCTGCGAGAACCGGTTCAGGTGCAAGACGGGGGAGTGCATTGTCTTCGCCCAATGGTGCAACAACGTGACGGACTGTCcagggggggaggacgaggaagattgTG aCCGGTGTCCAGAGGGGGCTTTCTCGTGCAATACAGGAGAATGCATACCCGCAGGTTGGCGCTGCAATTTTATCAAAGAGTGCCCAGGCGGGGAAGACGAGGCTGGGTGTTTTGAAA ATTTCTATGCTAGCTGCCCGAAAGGATACTTCCAGTGTAAGGATGGCCTCTGTGTCATGGGCTGGTATCACTGCGATGGTGTTGACGACTGCCTGTACGAGGAAAATCAGTGTG ATGAGTGCCGACCTGGTGCCTTTAAGTGCTCGACCTCCTTGTGCATTGAAGGGCATCGGGTTTGTGACGGAGTGGCCAACTGCCCGGAGGGAGAAGATGAACTGAACTGCA ctaataatgatataaatgccaGGACCTGCCCTCCAGGATATATGAAGTGTGAAGGTTACTGCTACAGTGGCAGAGCCGTATGTATGTATCCCGTCGAGTGTGATGTGGACACAGATATATTGTGCG ATAGTCTTGTTATAGCAGACGAAGCACACCAAGTACGCCTCAGATGCAGCGAATACTACCGTGAACTGGTGACCTTGCTTGGTTACTCGACTGACGTTAATGTGACCTTTGACGACGAATACTGTCTCGCTTTGGACC AACATGAATTTTGGAGTCCTCTGTGCCAGGCGGGTGTTGTGTGTGATCGCTTTGGTTGCTACGACATGGAACTGAATC GTTACTCCGAGTCGTACGCCTCACGTGGACCAAAGAAAATGTCCTTGTTGTGCAAAGGAACGACCCTGTATTATGATGATGTTTCCC TGTACAGCGAGAGACTAGAAGGTGTCCTCACAACCAAGTCGCTGAAACTACTACTGAAACAACAGGAGAAAAAATCGGACCTGATCGATCTACAGGAGATGTTTCGGCCCTCGTACGACCACCAGCAGGAGTTCGCCGTCTCTCCTGAAGAACTGGTGTATTCGTGCACGTTTGACAACCAGCCGTGTGATCACAG CCATTTCCACAACTGGACGAGTGACCGTTACGGCACGTGCTACACTTTCAACGGTTTTATGCACACTGGCAACAGCAAGCCTCGAACAGTCGTACACGTCGGTCCAAAG AACGGCTTGCAACTTACTCTGAACGTGCCTGTGGGTTTGCCTCTGCTCTCCCCTGAACGAGGCATGCGAGTTGTGATACACAGTCCCTTTATCTTGCCTGTCCCTGAAGAAGAAGGGTTCAACGTTGGCCCTGGCAGTTCCTCTGTCAGCGTCACAAGG ACGGAAAATCAGCGCTTGGGGAAACCTCATGGAGAGTGCAACAAATATTATGATACAGACCTACCCTTTGAATATTCGCCTTTG TTGTGTGATCAGCTGTGCGTAGAGCAAGAACTGAGACAGCGTTGCGGGTGTTCCATAGGCCTCAGTCCGGTATATGAAGCACTGGCCTACAAACCCGAAGAGAGATGTGAAGGAAAGCTGCCCTCGCAAA agTTATGTATGGATCGTGTTAAAAGAGATGTTATTGAGCAGAAAATCCAGTGCGATTGTCCACAGTCTTGTCG agaGATGAAGTACCAATCGCAAGTGACTTCCAGCAAAATAGACGACACGTACTTCAGCATCTTGGGCCAGACGAGGAAGAAAGTGCCCAGCTTGTGTTCGAA TGACACAGAACTACTGAGACTGCTAGTTTATCTGGGCTCCATGTACTACGATGTGATAGAAGAAACGCCGGCTTATACG TGGGACACTCTCCTGAGCAACATTGGCGGTTCCCTCGGCCTGTTCATTGGCGTGTCTCTGGTCAGCATACTCGAAGTGCTGGAATTCCTGTGGGATGTTTGCAGCATTTCCCTCCGCCGATGCAGGAAGACTGGGAAGCTGGAGGCATTACGGAAGAAGTAA